From the genome of Nasonia vitripennis strain AsymCx chromosome 1, Nvit_psr_1.1, whole genome shotgun sequence, one region includes:
- the LOC100123903 gene encoding RNA polymerase II degradation factor 1 isoform X8 has translation MIGSFWNLCRACPAMPIDKLHSEYRSTYTWHEYTGPNQEHTVVRRAPQAPPTKDAGGAKLQSAKSIEDENNEGTSLEPPLPRRKKCPELAYRTHEFISSAAQQHANIQAADGGGLVGGGGGGGIDALDSNVVADKVREVTKTLPASQLSKAITRISTEYRLQFAWPRRQQHQLTNGEIIAHSKDEALSNEQQQVPRKSLSMGALKQGSIMAAAPAPVHKKRQHAAIDHRRDGVQASELEPLVRMDGALPEADEQDELDAVELKLTLKKSGNRAVRIAEQPGGPIGGEFRKTQERPFSATEVIELRRELKRLADEYKHRDWGGGMATEDEATLWKRVSNNHALNALSLARSATKEEKEKENTRKVGPAAAVQAAQVAPAGRPSSVQAHARPLHQTLTAEDVKAEDNRAALARLARKDFFIRHHLDRTTGAADGALLPSPTREKLEPVMPRRRDENQQQTDTQPRSKPSPKNSPRSARSQSVGPSVVERRSPKRHPQRPPSVAKDLKEKEKDKEMREKSSERERHPRPSAVSRWKTNRASSSASTGPRSRSESTTRLRRRPYSTASTASSKPFLATNAPPHRPAHHAKPISTLAGSANLAAAAAASQTSTSANAKSAQSLNAQQNARQSISRVQPAASAATKQAQRQPAAYSKTPLRQPQPQPTSQAGQATESAAAAANGVSGVQSPHQQVSQAVESPHPPQPGWIDDEPVVKSPPEPTRVKSPEQMIMRSPEPVNWTVPLDTGKTFTVTQNVREGEPPTRAHSEARSWAGLGPQSAAPDLQKQLKLTEHKQQQQQQQQQQQSGYKSPESESVSLGSFSGTNGHKEQEDSLAERDSPLATIVKDEMSQEAPHCLEEPVFEFESKTKMEGSDAGTASQPAAATAAVPQEQHATDLLEKARNRFDKFWGSGKGSEQ, from the exons CTCCACTCGGAGTACAGGAGCACGTACACGTGGCACGAGTACACGGGGCCGAATCAGGAGCACACCGTGGTGCGAAGGGCACCTCAGGCACCGCCGA cgaaAGACGCGGGGGGCGCAAAACTGCAATCAGCCAAGTCCATCGAGGATGAAAATAACGAAG GGACGAGTCTGGAGCCGCCACTGCCAAGGCGGAAGAAGTGCCCGGAGCTGGCTTACAGAACGCACGAGTTCATATCGTCAGCCGCTCAGCAACATGCCAATATCCAGGCGGCCGATGGAGGCGGCCTCgtgggcggcggcggcggtggtgggATCGATGCCCTCGACTCCAATGTCGTAGCTGACAAAGTTAGA GAGGTGACGAAGACACTGCCAGCCTCGCAGTTGAGCAAAGCGATAACCCGGATAAGCACCGAGTACAGATTGCAGTTCGCTTGGCCGCGTCGGCAGCAGCACCAGCTGACAAACGGCGAGATAATAGCCCACAGCAAGGACGAAGCTCTGAGCAACGAGCAACAGCAGGTGCCCAGGAAGTCCCTGAGTATGGGTGCGCTGAAGCAGGGCTCGATCATGGCCGCGGCGCCGGCGCCCGTCCACAAGAAGCGCCAGCACGCCGCGATCGATCACAG ACGGGACGGCGTGCAGGCTTCGGAACTGGAGCCGCTGGTGCGGATGGACGGCGCGCTTCCGGAGGCCGACGAGCAGGACGAGCTCGACGCGGTGGAGCTGAAGCTGACGCTGAAGAAGTCCGGCAACCGAGCCGTCAGGATAGCCGAGCAGCCGGGAGGACCTATCGGCGGCGAGTTCAGGAAGACTCAGGAGAGGCCCTTCTCCGCCACGGAAGTGATCGAGCTCAGACGCGAGCTCAAGCGACTCGCCGACGAGTACAAG CACCGCGACTGGGGCGGCGGAATGGCGACCGAGGACGAGGCGACGCTGTGGAAGCGCGTGTCGAACAATCATGCGCTGAACGCGCTGTCGCTGGCCAGGTCGGCCACCAAagaggagaaggagaaggagaaCACGAGAAAGGTCGGCCCAGCCGCGGCTGTCCAGGCAGCTCAAGTCGCACCGGCCGGCAGGCCGTCCTCGGTGCAGGCACACGCACGACCGCTGCACCAGACGCTCACCGCTGAGGACGTCAAAGCCGAGGACAACAGAGCCGCGCTAGCCCGGCTCGCTCGCAAGGACTTTTTCATACGCCATCATCTCGACCGGACGACGGGTGCTG CTGACGGTGCACTGCTCCCCTCTCCGACGAGAGAGAAGCTGGAGCCCGTGATGCCCCGGCGCCGAGACGAGAACCAGCAGCAGACGGATACTCAGCCGCGCTCGAAGCCCAGCCCGAAGAACAGTCCGCGCAGCGCGCGTTCCCAGAGCGTCGGGCCCAGCGTCGTTGAGCGTCGCTCGCCCAAACGTCATCCTCAGCGTCCGCCATCCGTTGCTAAGGATCTCAAG GAGAAGGAGAAGGACAAGGAGATGAGGGAAAAGAGCTCCGAGCGCGAAAGGCATCCCCGACCGA GCGCAGTCTCGCGTTGGAAGACGAATCGAGCGTCGTCGTCCGCAAGCACCGGCCCGAGATCGAGAAGCGAGTCGACGACTCGTCTGCGCAGAAGACCCTATTCTACTGCATCGACGGCTTCATCCAAAC CCTTCCTCGCAACCAATGCTCCTCCCCATCGCCCTGCTCATCATGCAAAGCCCATCAGTACATTAGCGGGTAGCGCGAACttagccgccgccgccgccgcctctcAGACGAGTACCTCCGCGAACGCGAAGTCAGCACAGTCACTAAACGCACAACAAAACGCGCGACAGTCGATCAGCCGCGTGCAGCCAGCCGCCAGCGCTGCTACTAAGCAGGCGCAGCGTCAACCTGCTGCCTACTCCAAAACGCCCCTAAGGCAGCCGCAGCCGCAGCCTACTAGTCAAGCCGGCCAAGCTA CggagtcagcagcagcagcagcgaacgGCGTCAGCGGCGTCCAGTCTCCGCACCAGCAGGTATCCCAGGCAGTCGAGTCACCGCATCCACCGCAGCCTGGGTGGATAGACGACGAGCCTGTGGTAAAGAGCCCGCCGGAACCGACGCGCGTCAAGTCACCAGAACAGATGATAATGCGCTCGCCCGAGCCCGTCAACTGGACCGTACCCCTCGACACCGGCAAGACCTTCACTGTCACTCAAAACGTCCGGGAGG GCGAGCCGCCGACGCGAGCGCACAGCGAAGCAAGGAGTTGGGCCGGATTGGGTCCGCAGTCCGCGGCCCCGGATCTGCAAAAGCAGTTAAAACTGACGGAGcacaaacagcagcagcagcagcagcagcaacaacagcagtcGGGCTACAAGTCgccggagagcgagagcgtcTCGCTGGGCAGCTTCAGCGGGACCAACGGCCACAAGGAACAGGAGGACTCGCTGGCCGAGAGGGACAGCCCGCTGGCAACGATAGTCAAGGATGAG ATGTCGCAGGAAGCACCGCACTGTCTGGAAGAGCCGGTCTTTGAATTCGAATCCAAAACCAAGATGGAGGGCAGCGACGCAGGGACTGCGTcacagccagcagcagcaacagcagcagttcCACAGGAGCAACACGCTACCGATCTCCTCGAGAAGGCGCGCAATCGCTTCGACAAATTCTGGGGCTCCGGAAAAGGCTCAGAGCAATAA
- the LOC100123903 gene encoding RNA polymerase II degradation factor 1 isoform X2, with translation MPANKSNHSTPSKENNNNNNNGKQPINGRKKRSANLKHKKHSRTYLQQYSVAATSAVATEPRSQHRVVSRRGSLVMIGSFWNLCRACPAMPIDKLHSEYRSTYTWHEYTGPNQEHTVVRRAPQAPPTKDAGGAKLQSAKSIEDENNEGTSLEPPLPRRKKCPELAYRTHEFISSAAQQHANIQAADGGGLVGGGGGGGIDALDSNVVADKVREVTKTLPASQLSKAITRISTEYRLQFAWPRRQQHQLTNGEIIAHSKDEALSNEQQQVPRKSLSMGALKQGSIMAAAPAPVHKKRQHAAIDHRRDGVQASELEPLVRMDGALPEADEQDELDAVELKLTLKKSGNRAVRIAEQPGGPIGGEFRKTQERPFSATEVIELRRELKRLADEYKHRDWGGGMATEDEATLWKRVSNNHALNALSLARSATKEEKEKENTRKVGPAAAVQAAQVAPAGRPSSVQAHARPLHQTLTAEDVKAEDNRAALARLARKDFFIRHHLDRTTGADGALLPSPTREKLEPVMPRRRDENQQQTDTQPRSKPSPKNSPRSARSQSVGPSVVERRSPKRHPQRPPSVAKDLKEKEKDKEMREKSSERERHPRPSAVSRWKTNRASSSASTGPRSRSESTTRLRRRPYSTASTASSKPFLATNAPPHRPAHHAKPISTLAGSANLAAAAAASQTSTSANAKSAQSLNAQQNARQSISRVQPAASAATKQAQRQPAAYSKTPLRQPQPQPTSQAGQATESAAAAANGVSGVQSPHQQVSQAVESPHPPQPGWIDDEPVVKSPPEPTRVKSPEQMIMRSPEPVNWTVPLDTGKTFTVTQNVREGEPPTRAHSEARSWAGLGPQSAAPDLQKQLKLTEHKQQQQQQQQQQQSGYKSPESESVSLGSFSGTNGHKEQEDSLAERDSPLATIVKDEMSQEAPHCLEEPVFEFESKTKMEGSDAGTASQPAAATAAVPQEQHATDLLEKARNRFDKFWGSGKGSEQ, from the exons CTCCACTCGGAGTACAGGAGCACGTACACGTGGCACGAGTACACGGGGCCGAATCAGGAGCACACCGTGGTGCGAAGGGCACCTCAGGCACCGCCGA cgaaAGACGCGGGGGGCGCAAAACTGCAATCAGCCAAGTCCATCGAGGATGAAAATAACGAAG GGACGAGTCTGGAGCCGCCACTGCCAAGGCGGAAGAAGTGCCCGGAGCTGGCTTACAGAACGCACGAGTTCATATCGTCAGCCGCTCAGCAACATGCCAATATCCAGGCGGCCGATGGAGGCGGCCTCgtgggcggcggcggcggtggtgggATCGATGCCCTCGACTCCAATGTCGTAGCTGACAAAGTTAGA GAGGTGACGAAGACACTGCCAGCCTCGCAGTTGAGCAAAGCGATAACCCGGATAAGCACCGAGTACAGATTGCAGTTCGCTTGGCCGCGTCGGCAGCAGCACCAGCTGACAAACGGCGAGATAATAGCCCACAGCAAGGACGAAGCTCTGAGCAACGAGCAACAGCAGGTGCCCAGGAAGTCCCTGAGTATGGGTGCGCTGAAGCAGGGCTCGATCATGGCCGCGGCGCCGGCGCCCGTCCACAAGAAGCGCCAGCACGCCGCGATCGATCACAG ACGGGACGGCGTGCAGGCTTCGGAACTGGAGCCGCTGGTGCGGATGGACGGCGCGCTTCCGGAGGCCGACGAGCAGGACGAGCTCGACGCGGTGGAGCTGAAGCTGACGCTGAAGAAGTCCGGCAACCGAGCCGTCAGGATAGCCGAGCAGCCGGGAGGACCTATCGGCGGCGAGTTCAGGAAGACTCAGGAGAGGCCCTTCTCCGCCACGGAAGTGATCGAGCTCAGACGCGAGCTCAAGCGACTCGCCGACGAGTACAAG CACCGCGACTGGGGCGGCGGAATGGCGACCGAGGACGAGGCGACGCTGTGGAAGCGCGTGTCGAACAATCATGCGCTGAACGCGCTGTCGCTGGCCAGGTCGGCCACCAAagaggagaaggagaaggagaaCACGAGAAAGGTCGGCCCAGCCGCGGCTGTCCAGGCAGCTCAAGTCGCACCGGCCGGCAGGCCGTCCTCGGTGCAGGCACACGCACGACCGCTGCACCAGACGCTCACCGCTGAGGACGTCAAAGCCGAGGACAACAGAGCCGCGCTAGCCCGGCTCGCTCGCAAGGACTTTTTCATACGCCATCATCTCGACCGGACGACGGGTGCTG ACGGTGCACTGCTCCCCTCTCCGACGAGAGAGAAGCTGGAGCCCGTGATGCCCCGGCGCCGAGACGAGAACCAGCAGCAGACGGATACTCAGCCGCGCTCGAAGCCCAGCCCGAAGAACAGTCCGCGCAGCGCGCGTTCCCAGAGCGTCGGGCCCAGCGTCGTTGAGCGTCGCTCGCCCAAACGTCATCCTCAGCGTCCGCCATCCGTTGCTAAGGATCTCAAG GAGAAGGAGAAGGACAAGGAGATGAGGGAAAAGAGCTCCGAGCGCGAAAGGCATCCCCGACCGA GCGCAGTCTCGCGTTGGAAGACGAATCGAGCGTCGTCGTCCGCAAGCACCGGCCCGAGATCGAGAAGCGAGTCGACGACTCGTCTGCGCAGAAGACCCTATTCTACTGCATCGACGGCTTCATCCAAAC CCTTCCTCGCAACCAATGCTCCTCCCCATCGCCCTGCTCATCATGCAAAGCCCATCAGTACATTAGCGGGTAGCGCGAACttagccgccgccgccgccgcctctcAGACGAGTACCTCCGCGAACGCGAAGTCAGCACAGTCACTAAACGCACAACAAAACGCGCGACAGTCGATCAGCCGCGTGCAGCCAGCCGCCAGCGCTGCTACTAAGCAGGCGCAGCGTCAACCTGCTGCCTACTCCAAAACGCCCCTAAGGCAGCCGCAGCCGCAGCCTACTAGTCAAGCCGGCCAAGCTA CggagtcagcagcagcagcagcgaacgGCGTCAGCGGCGTCCAGTCTCCGCACCAGCAGGTATCCCAGGCAGTCGAGTCACCGCATCCACCGCAGCCTGGGTGGATAGACGACGAGCCTGTGGTAAAGAGCCCGCCGGAACCGACGCGCGTCAAGTCACCAGAACAGATGATAATGCGCTCGCCCGAGCCCGTCAACTGGACCGTACCCCTCGACACCGGCAAGACCTTCACTGTCACTCAAAACGTCCGGGAGG GCGAGCCGCCGACGCGAGCGCACAGCGAAGCAAGGAGTTGGGCCGGATTGGGTCCGCAGTCCGCGGCCCCGGATCTGCAAAAGCAGTTAAAACTGACGGAGcacaaacagcagcagcagcagcagcagcaacaacagcagtcGGGCTACAAGTCgccggagagcgagagcgtcTCGCTGGGCAGCTTCAGCGGGACCAACGGCCACAAGGAACAGGAGGACTCGCTGGCCGAGAGGGACAGCCCGCTGGCAACGATAGTCAAGGATGAG ATGTCGCAGGAAGCACCGCACTGTCTGGAAGAGCCGGTCTTTGAATTCGAATCCAAAACCAAGATGGAGGGCAGCGACGCAGGGACTGCGTcacagccagcagcagcaacagcagcagttcCACAGGAGCAACACGCTACCGATCTCCTCGAGAAGGCGCGCAATCGCTTCGACAAATTCTGGGGCTCCGGAAAAGGCTCAGAGCAATAA
- the LOC100123903 gene encoding RNA polymerase II degradation factor 1 isoform X7 produces the protein MPANKSNHSTPSKENNNNNNNGKQPINGRKKRSANLKHKKHSRTYLLHSEYRSTYTWHEYTGPNQEHTVVRRAPQAPPRTSLEPPLPRRKKCPELAYRTHEFISSAAQQHANIQAADGGGLVGGGGGGGIDALDSNVVADKVREVTKTLPASQLSKAITRISTEYRLQFAWPRRQQHQLTNGEIIAHSKDEALSNEQQQVPRKSLSMGALKQGSIMAAAPAPVHKKRQHAAIDHRRDGVQASELEPLVRMDGALPEADEQDELDAVELKLTLKKSGNRAVRIAEQPGGPIGGEFRKTQERPFSATEVIELRRELKRLADEYKHRDWGGGMATEDEATLWKRVSNNHALNALSLARSATKEEKEKENTRKVGPAAAVQAAQVAPAGRPSSVQAHARPLHQTLTAEDVKAEDNRAALARLARKDFFIRHHLDRTTGAADGALLPSPTREKLEPVMPRRRDENQQQTDTQPRSKPSPKNSPRSARSQSVGPSVVERRSPKRHPQRPPSVAKDLKEKEKDKEMREKSSERERHPRPSAVSRWKTNRASSSASTGPRSRSESTTRLRRRPYSTASTASSKPFLATNAPPHRPAHHAKPISTLAGSANLAAAAAASQTSTSANAKSAQSLNAQQNARQSISRVQPAASAATKQAQRQPAAYSKTPLRQPQPQPTSQAGQATESAAAAANGVSGVQSPHQQVSQAVESPHPPQPGWIDDEPVVKSPPEPTRVKSPEQMIMRSPEPVNWTVPLDTGKTFTVTQNVREGEPPTRAHSEARSWAGLGPQSAAPDLQKQLKLTEHKQQQQQQQQQQQSGYKSPESESVSLGSFSGTNGHKEQEDSLAERDSPLATIVKDEMSQEAPHCLEEPVFEFESKTKMEGSDAGTASQPAAATAAVPQEQHATDLLEKARNRFDKFWGSGKGSEQ, from the exons CTCCACTCGGAGTACAGGAGCACGTACACGTGGCACGAGTACACGGGGCCGAATCAGGAGCACACCGTGGTGCGAAGGGCACCTCAGGCACCGCCGA GGACGAGTCTGGAGCCGCCACTGCCAAGGCGGAAGAAGTGCCCGGAGCTGGCTTACAGAACGCACGAGTTCATATCGTCAGCCGCTCAGCAACATGCCAATATCCAGGCGGCCGATGGAGGCGGCCTCgtgggcggcggcggcggtggtgggATCGATGCCCTCGACTCCAATGTCGTAGCTGACAAAGTTAGA GAGGTGACGAAGACACTGCCAGCCTCGCAGTTGAGCAAAGCGATAACCCGGATAAGCACCGAGTACAGATTGCAGTTCGCTTGGCCGCGTCGGCAGCAGCACCAGCTGACAAACGGCGAGATAATAGCCCACAGCAAGGACGAAGCTCTGAGCAACGAGCAACAGCAGGTGCCCAGGAAGTCCCTGAGTATGGGTGCGCTGAAGCAGGGCTCGATCATGGCCGCGGCGCCGGCGCCCGTCCACAAGAAGCGCCAGCACGCCGCGATCGATCACAG ACGGGACGGCGTGCAGGCTTCGGAACTGGAGCCGCTGGTGCGGATGGACGGCGCGCTTCCGGAGGCCGACGAGCAGGACGAGCTCGACGCGGTGGAGCTGAAGCTGACGCTGAAGAAGTCCGGCAACCGAGCCGTCAGGATAGCCGAGCAGCCGGGAGGACCTATCGGCGGCGAGTTCAGGAAGACTCAGGAGAGGCCCTTCTCCGCCACGGAAGTGATCGAGCTCAGACGCGAGCTCAAGCGACTCGCCGACGAGTACAAG CACCGCGACTGGGGCGGCGGAATGGCGACCGAGGACGAGGCGACGCTGTGGAAGCGCGTGTCGAACAATCATGCGCTGAACGCGCTGTCGCTGGCCAGGTCGGCCACCAAagaggagaaggagaaggagaaCACGAGAAAGGTCGGCCCAGCCGCGGCTGTCCAGGCAGCTCAAGTCGCACCGGCCGGCAGGCCGTCCTCGGTGCAGGCACACGCACGACCGCTGCACCAGACGCTCACCGCTGAGGACGTCAAAGCCGAGGACAACAGAGCCGCGCTAGCCCGGCTCGCTCGCAAGGACTTTTTCATACGCCATCATCTCGACCGGACGACGGGTGCTG CTGACGGTGCACTGCTCCCCTCTCCGACGAGAGAGAAGCTGGAGCCCGTGATGCCCCGGCGCCGAGACGAGAACCAGCAGCAGACGGATACTCAGCCGCGCTCGAAGCCCAGCCCGAAGAACAGTCCGCGCAGCGCGCGTTCCCAGAGCGTCGGGCCCAGCGTCGTTGAGCGTCGCTCGCCCAAACGTCATCCTCAGCGTCCGCCATCCGTTGCTAAGGATCTCAAG GAGAAGGAGAAGGACAAGGAGATGAGGGAAAAGAGCTCCGAGCGCGAAAGGCATCCCCGACCGA GCGCAGTCTCGCGTTGGAAGACGAATCGAGCGTCGTCGTCCGCAAGCACCGGCCCGAGATCGAGAAGCGAGTCGACGACTCGTCTGCGCAGAAGACCCTATTCTACTGCATCGACGGCTTCATCCAAAC CCTTCCTCGCAACCAATGCTCCTCCCCATCGCCCTGCTCATCATGCAAAGCCCATCAGTACATTAGCGGGTAGCGCGAACttagccgccgccgccgccgcctctcAGACGAGTACCTCCGCGAACGCGAAGTCAGCACAGTCACTAAACGCACAACAAAACGCGCGACAGTCGATCAGCCGCGTGCAGCCAGCCGCCAGCGCTGCTACTAAGCAGGCGCAGCGTCAACCTGCTGCCTACTCCAAAACGCCCCTAAGGCAGCCGCAGCCGCAGCCTACTAGTCAAGCCGGCCAAGCTA CggagtcagcagcagcagcagcgaacgGCGTCAGCGGCGTCCAGTCTCCGCACCAGCAGGTATCCCAGGCAGTCGAGTCACCGCATCCACCGCAGCCTGGGTGGATAGACGACGAGCCTGTGGTAAAGAGCCCGCCGGAACCGACGCGCGTCAAGTCACCAGAACAGATGATAATGCGCTCGCCCGAGCCCGTCAACTGGACCGTACCCCTCGACACCGGCAAGACCTTCACTGTCACTCAAAACGTCCGGGAGG GCGAGCCGCCGACGCGAGCGCACAGCGAAGCAAGGAGTTGGGCCGGATTGGGTCCGCAGTCCGCGGCCCCGGATCTGCAAAAGCAGTTAAAACTGACGGAGcacaaacagcagcagcagcagcagcagcaacaacagcagtcGGGCTACAAGTCgccggagagcgagagcgtcTCGCTGGGCAGCTTCAGCGGGACCAACGGCCACAAGGAACAGGAGGACTCGCTGGCCGAGAGGGACAGCCCGCTGGCAACGATAGTCAAGGATGAG ATGTCGCAGGAAGCACCGCACTGTCTGGAAGAGCCGGTCTTTGAATTCGAATCCAAAACCAAGATGGAGGGCAGCGACGCAGGGACTGCGTcacagccagcagcagcaacagcagcagttcCACAGGAGCAACACGCTACCGATCTCCTCGAGAAGGCGCGCAATCGCTTCGACAAATTCTGGGGCTCCGGAAAAGGCTCAGAGCAATAA
- the LOC100123903 gene encoding muscle M-line assembly protein unc-89 isoform X14 yields the protein MIGSFWNLCRACPAMPIDKLHSEYRSTYTWHEYTGPNQEHTVVRRAPQAPPTKDAGGAKLQSAKSIEDENNEGTSLEPPLPRRKKCPELAYRTHEFISSAAQQHANIQAADGGGLVGGGGGGGIDALDSNVVADKVREVTKTLPASQLSKAITRISTEYRLQFAWPRRQQHQLTNGEIIAHSKDEALSNEQQQVPRKSLSMGALKQGSIMAAAPAPVHKKRQHAAIDHRRDGVQASELEPLVRMDGALPEADEQDELDAVELKLTLKKSGNRAVRIAEQPGGPIGGEFRKTQERPFSATEVIELRRELKRLADEYKHRDWGGGMATEDEATLWKRVSNNHALNALSLARSATKEEKEKENTRKVGPAAAVQAAQVAPAGRPSSVQAHARPLHQTLTAEDVKAEDNRAALARLARKDFFIRHHLDRTTGAADGALLPSPTREKLEPVMPRRRDENQQQTDTQPRSKPSPKNSPRSARSQSVGPSVVERRSPKRHPQRPPSVAKDLKEKEKDKEMREKSSERERHPRPTESAAAAANGVSGVQSPHQQVSQAVESPHPPQPGWIDDEPVVKSPPEPTRVKSPEQMIMRSPEPVNWTVPLDTGKTFTVTQNVREGEPPTRAHSEARSWAGLGPQSAAPDLQKQLKLTEHKQQQQQQQQQQQSGYKSPESESVSLGSFSGTNGHKEQEDSLAERDSPLATIVKDEMSQEAPHCLEEPVFEFESKTKMEGSDAGTASQPAAATAAVPQEQHATDLLEKARNRFDKFWGSGKGSEQ from the exons CTCCACTCGGAGTACAGGAGCACGTACACGTGGCACGAGTACACGGGGCCGAATCAGGAGCACACCGTGGTGCGAAGGGCACCTCAGGCACCGCCGA cgaaAGACGCGGGGGGCGCAAAACTGCAATCAGCCAAGTCCATCGAGGATGAAAATAACGAAG GGACGAGTCTGGAGCCGCCACTGCCAAGGCGGAAGAAGTGCCCGGAGCTGGCTTACAGAACGCACGAGTTCATATCGTCAGCCGCTCAGCAACATGCCAATATCCAGGCGGCCGATGGAGGCGGCCTCgtgggcggcggcggcggtggtgggATCGATGCCCTCGACTCCAATGTCGTAGCTGACAAAGTTAGA GAGGTGACGAAGACACTGCCAGCCTCGCAGTTGAGCAAAGCGATAACCCGGATAAGCACCGAGTACAGATTGCAGTTCGCTTGGCCGCGTCGGCAGCAGCACCAGCTGACAAACGGCGAGATAATAGCCCACAGCAAGGACGAAGCTCTGAGCAACGAGCAACAGCAGGTGCCCAGGAAGTCCCTGAGTATGGGTGCGCTGAAGCAGGGCTCGATCATGGCCGCGGCGCCGGCGCCCGTCCACAAGAAGCGCCAGCACGCCGCGATCGATCACAG ACGGGACGGCGTGCAGGCTTCGGAACTGGAGCCGCTGGTGCGGATGGACGGCGCGCTTCCGGAGGCCGACGAGCAGGACGAGCTCGACGCGGTGGAGCTGAAGCTGACGCTGAAGAAGTCCGGCAACCGAGCCGTCAGGATAGCCGAGCAGCCGGGAGGACCTATCGGCGGCGAGTTCAGGAAGACTCAGGAGAGGCCCTTCTCCGCCACGGAAGTGATCGAGCTCAGACGCGAGCTCAAGCGACTCGCCGACGAGTACAAG CACCGCGACTGGGGCGGCGGAATGGCGACCGAGGACGAGGCGACGCTGTGGAAGCGCGTGTCGAACAATCATGCGCTGAACGCGCTGTCGCTGGCCAGGTCGGCCACCAAagaggagaaggagaaggagaaCACGAGAAAGGTCGGCCCAGCCGCGGCTGTCCAGGCAGCTCAAGTCGCACCGGCCGGCAGGCCGTCCTCGGTGCAGGCACACGCACGACCGCTGCACCAGACGCTCACCGCTGAGGACGTCAAAGCCGAGGACAACAGAGCCGCGCTAGCCCGGCTCGCTCGCAAGGACTTTTTCATACGCCATCATCTCGACCGGACGACGGGTGCTG CTGACGGTGCACTGCTCCCCTCTCCGACGAGAGAGAAGCTGGAGCCCGTGATGCCCCGGCGCCGAGACGAGAACCAGCAGCAGACGGATACTCAGCCGCGCTCGAAGCCCAGCCCGAAGAACAGTCCGCGCAGCGCGCGTTCCCAGAGCGTCGGGCCCAGCGTCGTTGAGCGTCGCTCGCCCAAACGTCATCCTCAGCGTCCGCCATCCGTTGCTAAGGATCTCAAG GAGAAGGAGAAGGACAAGGAGATGAGGGAAAAGAGCTCCGAGCGCGAAAGGCATCCCCGACCGA CggagtcagcagcagcagcagcgaacgGCGTCAGCGGCGTCCAGTCTCCGCACCAGCAGGTATCCCAGGCAGTCGAGTCACCGCATCCACCGCAGCCTGGGTGGATAGACGACGAGCCTGTGGTAAAGAGCCCGCCGGAACCGACGCGCGTCAAGTCACCAGAACAGATGATAATGCGCTCGCCCGAGCCCGTCAACTGGACCGTACCCCTCGACACCGGCAAGACCTTCACTGTCACTCAAAACGTCCGGGAGG GCGAGCCGCCGACGCGAGCGCACAGCGAAGCAAGGAGTTGGGCCGGATTGGGTCCGCAGTCCGCGGCCCCGGATCTGCAAAAGCAGTTAAAACTGACGGAGcacaaacagcagcagcagcagcagcagcaacaacagcagtcGGGCTACAAGTCgccggagagcgagagcgtcTCGCTGGGCAGCTTCAGCGGGACCAACGGCCACAAGGAACAGGAGGACTCGCTGGCCGAGAGGGACAGCCCGCTGGCAACGATAGTCAAGGATGAG ATGTCGCAGGAAGCACCGCACTGTCTGGAAGAGCCGGTCTTTGAATTCGAATCCAAAACCAAGATGGAGGGCAGCGACGCAGGGACTGCGTcacagccagcagcagcaacagcagcagttcCACAGGAGCAACACGCTACCGATCTCCTCGAGAAGGCGCGCAATCGCTTCGACAAATTCTGGGGCTCCGGAAAAGGCTCAGAGCAATAA